The Gambusia affinis linkage group LG11, SWU_Gaff_1.0, whole genome shotgun sequence genome contains a region encoding:
- the LOC122840254 gene encoding uncharacterized protein LOC122840254 isoform X1, protein MTADHAGVDKQSTIQEPNPVDGGETGPKGKDGDSGDEEQCSESAVIGNIPDSATSEFLEMLVKSILKDLSSPTASKDYILELIPDISSAVVTFQSGKDNTDFIERCPQIRMFTKKELSVRPLETTKKIVVEGVADCSEDILCLYFEDQGGEVEDVQLNEAEQSAVVTFKNHQDFKKVLGKKHEIKKEEIKVYPFYKS, encoded by the exons ATGACAGCGGATCATGCAGGGGTCGACAAACAGTCAACAATTCAAGAACCCAACCCTGTGGATGGTGGTGAGACAGGCCCAAAAGGCAAAGATGGTGATTCAGGTGATGAGGAGCAGTGCTCCGAATCGGCTGTTATAGGGAATATTCCAGATTCTGCAACGTCAGAATTCCTGGAAATGCTGGTGAAGTCCATTTTGAAAGACCTAAGCTCTCCGACTGCCTCCAAGGACTACATCCTGGAACTGATCCCTGACATCTCATCTGCTGTTGTCACTTTCCAGAGTGGAAAAG ATAACACTGACTTTATAGAAAGATGTCCTCAAATCCGGATGTTTACAAAGAAGGAGTTATCAGTCCGACCCCTTGAGACCACAAAGAAGATTGTGGTTGAAGGAGTTGCGGACTGCAGCGAAGACATCCTCTGCCTCTACTTTGAAGATCAAGGCGGAGAGGTGGAAGATGTTCAACTGAATGAAGCTGAACAGTCTGCTGTTGTCACGTTTAAAAATCATCAAG ATTTTAAGAAAGTCTTGGGTAAAAAgcatgagataaaaaaagaagaaatcaaagtCTATCCATTCTACAAATCTTAG
- the parp14rs1 gene encoding poly(ADP-ribose) polymerase family member 14-related sequence 1 → MAEEYAFPVLVELGESNTQRLKNKLVKYFQSKKSNGGDCEVDYESGSPTALLRFRREEDQKNVLGREKHQISLDQGVLKMTVRLPSDGKQKQGDSTDPGSKKSDHEGTNKQSKVQEPKPLNEGQTGAKGKDGDSDDEEHCSKSAVLGNIPDSLTSEFMEMIVENILRDLSSPTASQDYTLELIPDISSAVVTFQSGRDNTEFIERCPQNRMFTKKNLSVRPLENTKKVMVEGVSDCSEDMLCLYFESKGGDVEDVQLNEAEKSAVVIFKNHQDVKKVLGKKHEIKKEEIKVYPFYKSLGVALYGKDKPSPKLPAAISEPIDNAVLSYLANHKAALETIGRDLEKHFCNITLEQSAVRLSASPSLLKQKEAKVIIKEWANTVKAAFSQAVSKFKSIKFSLESDVWEESEQKIKEKLQKEDVVVVTDKTSGVLSVAGLENDVNTLKKPISDILDKINERVRREKLSKTQEINVSPSMFHILSQDGLQDKLLQVYPELKMTYDQKKKALKVTGFVEEIIKATQVISNATLGLKRQNLEVDQFLLDMLKDEQQEEATDALLTAYGIKAALEISPQRVQLVAVSDKDLMDAQVHLSQILKSEYIEVEDLEVLKKLEWQQLVHQQETANSGSGMRVQIITHQQQVVVSGHKDSVDKVSSELEEFITENAHIEECIAVDANVIIEYLKHETTWLKQLEGVEVDFGNEEIILSGCRSAVKDCKTIVKGILASVCFDSFKVTKPGVKKFFKEKEQLYTSLIKSETDCLIQMAGKSNEDDDFAVVQVRKPIYKVQTSDGVEIVVSKADMCSYSVDAVVNPSTEDLKHTAGLALALSKAAGPQLQAICDQIINVKGKLRPGDCVVTDAGGMLRCKKVIHAVGPYFDQTKPKRAEAQLKRTVRESLEQAEKCGCVSVALPAISRSLGFPLNLCLATIARAVKDYCDEKYDDNTLKTIHLVDNEDSVALGLESAVKQEFGNHGVSVSSQNATPKVSQKSPLLKLVPPDPSLCRGQTKEGLNIVLKKGNIEAAKTEVIVNTVTEDLVLDRGAISKAIFSAAGAKLQQLVHSQKTKGAPGEIVVTDNCKLKSKQVFHAIAPHWDKGQGTAEKTLAGIFKDCLDLAEKTRLSSITFPAVGTGNLGFPKNLVATLMLDKFLEFSSQRQSNNLKKITVVLYPGDTQTIKVFTDEFQKKFPSATGSSAAAGPASADSSQGKFSKVVSSSGTHETKLGNVMIQVVTGDITKETTDVIVNSSNDSFTLKSGVSKAILDAAGVVVFEECQNLASQSNQGIIMTVPGNLKCKKILHLVGQTDPVKIHSTVKEALQKCVNHSYTSVSFPAIGTGQGNVQAKQVADSMLDAVIDVFSQNSSSSLTLIRIVIFQQPMLKDFYSSMQEREATDPKDKGGLWSSFTHKLKSLFVSESPDNKQENEASDIETVKVEPVVFHICGASQSKVDVAKKKINDLISNEQCSEEITDNDILNLSSADCQRIVDIQMKLGVSIKNQITNGQASFIIEGLSKDVLRASREIDSMLKKVRGEQELKRKLELAATVADWQYQQHGLPYQSFDQMTNYELEHALERAAPTVKVTILGSDYTVQMPKGPATDSKGTILQIKRIDKLKDEDVPEFWDAMPAGKTCHSVSLQTASSEYAEVLNLFKATCNRAVSKIERIQNPTLWKSLQIKKQEMEVRNNHQNNEKRLFHGTSEDTVPIINERGFNRSYAGKNAACYGNGSYFAVKANYSAQDTYSRPNANGEKFMYLCRVLTGDYTLGQQTMIAPPAKGNLGIYDSVVDNATTPSMFVVFHDTQAYPEYLITFK, encoded by the exons TTCCAGATTCTTTAACCTCAGAATTTATGGAAATGATTGTGGAGAACATTTTGAGAGACCTAAGCTCTCCGACTGCCTCCCAGGACTACACCCTGGAACTGATCCCTGACATCTCATCTGCTGTCGTCACTTTCCAGAGTGGAAGAG ATAACACTGAGTTCATAGAAAGATGTCCTCAAAATCGGATGTTTACAAAGAAGAACTTATCAGTCCGGCCCCTTGAGAACACAAAGAAAGTTATGGTTGAAGGAGTTTCAGACTGCAGTGAAGACATGCTATGTCTCTACTTTGAGAGTAAAGGGGGAGATGTGGAAGATGTTCAACTGAATGAAGCTGAAAAGTCTGCTGTCGTCATATTTAAGAACCATCAAG ATGTTAAGAAAGTCTTGGGTAAgaagcatgaaataaaaaaagaagaaatcaaagtCTATCCATTCTACAAATCTTTGGGAGTAGCACTTTATGGGAAAGATAAGCCGTCCCCAAAACTTCCTGCTGCCATCTCTGAGCCCATTGACAACGCTGTCCTCAGTTACCTAGCTAACCACAAAGCAGCTCTGGAGACCATTGGCCGTGacttggaaaaacatttctgcaacatAACCCTGGAGCAGTCTGCCGTCCGCCTCAGTGCCTCGCCCTCATTGCTGAAGCAAAAAGAAGCCAAAGTCATCATCAAAGAGTGGGCAAACACTGTGAAAGCAGCCTTTTCTCAGGCTGTGTCAAAATTCAAATCCATCAAGTTCTCCCTGGAGTCAGATGTATGGGAGGAATCTGAGCAGAAGATTAAAGAGAAACTGCAGAAGGAAGATGTTGTTGTAGTTACTGATAAAACCAGTGGTGTCCTTTCAGTGGCCGGCCTTGAGAATGATGTCAACACACTCAAGAAACCTATTTCAGACATTCTTGACAAGATCAACGAAAGGGTCCGGAGGGAGAAATTAAGTAAAACTCAAGAGATCAATGTGTCACCATCGATGTTCCACATCCTTTCTCAAGATGGTCTTCAAGATAAACTCCTGCAAGTGTACCCAGAACTCAAAATGACATACGACCAAAAGAAGAAAGCTCTGAAAGTGACTGGCTTTGTGGAGGAGATTATTAAAGCAACCCAGGTGATAAGCAACGCAACATTAGGATTAAAGCGACAGAATTTAGAAGTAGATCAGTTTTTGCTTGACATGCTGAAGGACGAACAACAAGAGGAGGCCACCGATGCACTTCTTACAGCCTATGGGATAAAAGCAGCCTTGGAGATCAGTCCACAGAGGGTGCAGCTTGTTGCTGTTTCTGACAAGGATCTAATGGATGCTCAAGTCCATCTAAGCCAAATTCTGAAATCTGAATATATCGAAGTTGAAGACCTTGAAGTCCTGAAGAAGCTGGAGTGGCAGCAGCTGGTCCATCAGCAGGAAACAGCCAACAGTGGGTCAGGAATGAGAGTTCAGATCATAACTCATCAACAGCAAGTGGTAGTGTCCGGTCACAAGGACAGTGTGGACAAAGTTAGCAGTGAACTAGAAGAGTTTATAACAGAAAATGCTCATATTGAAGAATGTATTGCTGTTGACGCAAATGTCATCATTGAGTACCTGAAACATGAGACAACCTGGTTGAAGCAACTGGAAGGAGTGGAAGTGGATTTTGGAAATGAGGAAATCATCCTAAGTGGCTGTAGATCTGCTGTGAAAGATTGTAAAACCATTGTCAAAGGTATACTAGCTTCTGTGTGCTTTGATAGTTTTAAAGTCACAAAACCTGGAGTCAAGAAGTTCTTTAAGGAGAAAGAACAACTTTATACTTCCTTGATTAAGAGTGAAACTGACTGCCTGATTCAGATGGCTGGTAAATCGAATGAAGATGACGACTTTGCTGTAGTACAAGTACGAAAACCCATTTACAAAGTCCAGACAAGTGATGGAGTGGAAATCGTGGTCTCCAAGGCTGACATGTGCAGTTACTCTGTGGATGCTGTTGTCAATCCTTCTACTGAGGACTTGAAACATACCGCAGGTCTTGCTTTGGCACTTTCAAAAGCTGCAGGACCTCAGTTGCAGGCCATATGTGACCAAATAATTaatgtaaaaggaaaactcCGACCTGGAGATTGTGTCGTAACAGATGCTGGAGGAATGCTTCGTTGCAAAAAAGTGATCCATGCCGTAGGACCCTATTTTGATCAAACTAAGCCAAAGAGGGCTGAGGCCCAGTTGAAAAGAACTGTTAGAGAAAGCTTAGAACaagctgaaaagtgtggctgTGTGTCTGTGGCCCTTCCTGCCATCAGCAGAAGTCTTGGCTTCCCACTCAATCTGTGCCTAGCTACCATCGCTAGAGCAGTGAAGGATTACTGTGATGAAAAGTACGATGACAACACCCTGAAGACCATTCATCTGGTGGACAATGAGGACAGTGTTGCTCTTGGTCTAGAAAGTGCTGTGAAGCAGGAGTTTGGAAATCATGGAGTTAGTGTTTCATCTCAAAATGCTACCCCTAAAGTCAGTCAGAAATCTCCACTACTCAAGCTTGTTCCACCGGACCCAAGCTTGTGCCGAGGGCAGACCAAAGAGGGCTTGAACATTGTTCTTAAAAAGGGAAACATTGAGGCTGCCAAG ACAGAGGTAATTGTGAACACAGTGACGGAAGATCTTGTATTGGACAGAGGGGCAATTTCTAAAGCTATCTTCAGTGCAGCTGGAGCCAAACTTCAACAGCTGGTACACAgccagaaaacaaaaggagcaCCAGGCGAGATTGTTGTTACAGATAACTGCAAGCTGAAGAGCAAACAAGTTTTCCATGCAATCGCTCCACACTGGGACAAAGGCCAAGGCACAGCTGAAAAG ACTCTAGCTGGGATCTTTAAAGATTGCTTGGACTTGGCGGAGAAAACTCGTTTGTCGTCTATAACTTTCCCAGCTGTTGGCACTGGAAACTTGGGTTTTCCAAAAAATCTTGTTGCCACTTTGATGCTGGATAAATTCTTGGAGTTCAGCAGCCAGAGACAATCCAATAACCTTAAGAAGATTACAGTTGTTCTTTATCCTGGAGATACACAGACTATTAAG GTATTCACTGATGAATTTCAGAAGAAGTTTCCCAGTGCCACAGGTtcttcagcagctgcaggtccAGCTTCTGCAGATTCTTCACAAG GCAAATTCTCTAAAGTTGTCTCCAGTTCAGGAACGCATGAGACTAAACTGGGAAACGTGATGATTCAGGTAGTAACTGGAGATATAACCAAGGAAACTACTGATGTCATCGTCAACTCTTCAAATGATAGTTTCACTCTCAAGTCTG GAGTATCAAAGGCTATTCTGGATGCAGCTGGTGTAGTTGTTTTTGAAGAATGCCAAAATCTTG CTTCCCAGTCCAACCAAGGCATTATAATGACGGTACCAGGAAACCTAAAGTGCAAAAAGATTCTTCACCTTGTCGGACAGACGGACCCAGTGAAAATCCACAGCACTGTAAAGGAAGCACTCCAAAAGTGTGTGAACCACTCCTACACTTCTGTTTCGTTTCCTGCCATTGGTACAG GTCAAGGCAACGTTCAGGCGAAACAAGTGGCAGACTCCATGTTGGATGCTGTGATTGATGTTTTCAGCCAAAACTCCTCCAGCTCCCTGACTTTGATCAGGATAGTCATCTTCCAGCAACCGATGCTGAAAGATTTCTACAGCAGCATGCAAGAAAGGGAAGCCACTGATCCAAAGGACAAAGGCGGACTCTGGTCCAGTTTTACCCACAAGTTAAAAT CGTTATTTGTATCAGAAAGTCCTgacaacaaacaggaaaatgagGCGTCTGATATTGAGACTGTCAAAGTGGAGCCTGTCGTCTTCCATATCTGTGGTGCCTCACAGTCCAAAGTAGATGTAGCCAAGAAGAAGATAAACGACCTGATATCTAATGAACAATGCAGTGAAGAGATAACAGACAACGACATCTTGAACTTGTCTTCTGCAGACTGTCAGCGCATTGTTGACATCCAGATGAAGTTGGGTGTGAgcatcaaaaatcaaatcaccAATGGCCAAGCCTCTTTCATCATTGAAGGACTCAGTAAAGACGTGCTCCGAGCCAGTCGGGAGATAGATAGTATGCTGAAGAAAGTGAGAGGAGAGCAGGAGCTGAAAAGGAAATTGGAGCTGGCTGCCACGGTGGCAGACTGGCAGTATCAGCAACATGGGCTTCCATATCAGAGTTTTGATCAGATGACCAACTATGAGCTTGAGCATGCGTTGGAAAGGGCAGCACCCACCGTAAAAGTTACCATCCTTGGCTCAGACTATACAGTCCAGATGCCTAAAGGACCAGCCACTGACAGCAAGGGAACCATCCTGCAGATAAAACGAATTGACAAACTAAAAG ATGAAGATGTTCCTGAGTTTTGGGATGCCATGCCAGCTGGTAAAACGTGTCATTCTGTCTCCCTCCAAACTGCGTCATCAGAGTACGCAGAAGTCCTCAATCTCTTCAAAGCCACATGCAATCGAGCCGTCAGCAAG ATTGAAAGGATCCAGAACCCTACACTGTGGAAAAGTCTTCAGATCAAAAAACAAGAGATGGAGGTGAGAAATAATCATCAGAACAACGAGAAACGTCTCTTCCACGGCACCAGTGAAGACACCGTCCCCATCATCAACGAACGTGGCTTCAACAGAAGCtatgcaggaaaaaatg CTGCCTGTTATGGAAACGGTTCCTACTTTGCAGTTAAAGCTAATTACTCTGCACAAGACACCTATTCCAGGCCCAATGCGAATGGAGAGAAGTTCATGTACCTGTGCAGAGTGCTGACGGGAGACTACACCCTGGGACAGCAAACCATGATCGCTCCACCAGCCAAAGGGAATCTCGGCATATATGACAGTGTGGTGGACAACGCGACCACTCCCAGCATGTTTGTAGTGTTTCATGACACTCAGGCCTATCCTGAGTATCTGATCACCTTCAAGTAG